A region of the Corynebacterium falsenii genome:
TCCGCGCCACCATGGAGCAAACGTGCGAGGCCGTCTACGACCGCGTCGTAAGCTGCGCCGGTGACCTCGTTCCCGTCTGCGAAGGCATCGAGCGCGAACTCGGCATCCCCATCGTCAACAGGCGCATTTCCGTGACGCCCGTCGGCGTGCTCGCCAGCGCTGTGGAAGGCAATCCCGTCCGCATCGCCGAGGCCCTCGACCGGGCGGCCCGCGCTGTCGGCGTGAACTTCATCGGCGGCTACTCCGCGCTCGTGGAAAAGGGCGCAACCCAGGGTGAGAAGAACCTCATCGCCTCCATTCCCGAGGCGCTGAGCACCACGGATGTGGTCTGCGGATCGGTGAACGTGGGCAGCTCCAAGGCCGGCATCAACATGAACGCCATCAAGAAGATGGGAACGGTCATCAAGGAATGTGCCGAAGCCACCGCCGACCAGGGCGCGATCGCCTGTGCCAAGCTGGTGGTCTTCGCAAACTCCGTGTCCGATAACCCGTTCATGGCCGGCGCTTACCACGGTGTCGAGGAACAAGACGTGGTCATCAATGTGGGCGTATCCGGGCCCGGCGTGGTCGACCGGGCCGTGGGATCCCTAGAGAACGCCACCCTCAACGAGGTCGCGGAAGAGATCAAGCGCGCCGCGTTTAAGATCACCCGCTCCGGTCAGCTCGTGGGAGTGATGGCGGCGCAGCGCCTCGGCGTGCCATTTGGCATCGTGGACCTCTCCCTGGCTCCCACCGCGGAGCTGGGCGATTCGGTCGCTCACATCCTCGAGCACATGGGCCTCGGCCAGGTCGGCACGCACGGCACCACAGCAGCACTCGCGCTGCTCAACGATGCGGTGAAGAAGGGCGGCATGATGGCCTGCTCGCGCGTGGGTGGGCTGTCCGGCTCCTTCATCCCGGTCTCCGAGGACAAGGGCATGATCGACGCCGTCCGTGCGGGAACGCTGTCCATCGACAAGCTCGAAGCAATGACGGCCATCTGCTCCGTGGGCCTGGACATGATCGCCATCCCCGGTGACACCCCAGCCGAGAGCATCGCCGGTATGATTGCCGATGAAGCTGCCATCGGTGTGATGAACCATAAAACCACCGCTGTGCGCGTCATCCCCGCCCCCGGTACGAAGGTGGGCGACGAGGTCGATTTTGGTGGTCTGCTGGGCTACGCGCCGGTGATCCCGGTCAACACTGCCTCGAGTGCGAACTTCATCAATCGCGGCGGTTTCATTCCCGCCCCGATTCACGGTTTCCGCAACTAGCGCATTAGCAAGCGCAACGAGAGCGCGACGAGCGCCACTAGGCAGCCCCTGTTGTCCACGAGATCGAGCACAGAGCACCCATGAAGATTTTCCAGTACGCCCGAACCTCCTCCATGATTGATGACCCCGGCAATGTCTTGTCCCACGGCGCCGCAGCGGGTCTTTTCAACAATCGCTGTCCTTTTCCGTCGGATAATCCAGCGATCGTGGCAGCGCTCGAATCCGCTGGCACCATGCCCGTTGCGGGAAGTAAGTGGCCGCTATCGCCCATTCAGGTGGTCGTGGGTGTGGGAGCGCTTGTGGTGGGTACGATTGGCACACTGGCAACAGCATTAGGCAGCGGTGGTACGCGGGTCATCGGCGTGGTCATCCTGGGCGTAGCCTTGCTGCTGCTGATGACTGCCGTGATTAGTACCGCTCAGCGGCGTCGCAACGTCAGTGTGCTGGGTACAGCGTGGCGCCAGGGCTGGGTTCGCTTCGCTCCGGCTCGCGTGGGTGGTGTGTGGATCAACCGGGTGGTCCACCATAACCCGCACCAAGACCGCCTGAATTACCATCGGAACTATTACTACCGTGCTGCGGTGCAGGTGTTTCCCACGGATGGTTCCCAGCCCTTCACGTTTACCAGCACGGAGTTTGAAGCGATCGCGTCGTGGGAGGGCATGCCCGTGGATCTCAACCAAGCCTATGGGCCGCTGGACGTCTTCGAACCCGAGTTTTTCAATGGGTGGACGATCTGTCGCTACATCGCCGGTCAGCCCAACAGTGCCACGATCACGACGGACCTGTCCCGTCGTCAGATCGCCGCCGCTCTTGCAGCCGCTGGCGTGCGTTAGGCTGTTTCTTTCTTTTTTCTCGACGCCACCAGGCGCGCCCAACTACAGCTCCCGAATGAGTTGCGAGAGCCGGTGTGGGATGCGGTGGCGCAGCACGATGTCCGTTCGGATGCGTTCTACCCCCTCGATGCGCATGAGGCCGAGGGAAATGGTCTCGAGGTGCTCGTGGTCGCGGGCGACCACCCGGCACGTGAGGTCTTCTGCCCCGGCCATGGAATCCGCTTGGGTGACGTAGGGAATGGTGCCCACGCGCGCGATGACCTTGTCGAAATCGACCTGGCGCAGCGTGAGGTGGATGTAGGCGCTCAAGGGGAAACCGACCTTGGCCAGGTCGATGTGTGGGGCGAAGCTGCGGATCACGCCCGCTTCCACCATCTTGTCCAGCCTGCTTTGCGCGGTGGCTCGGGCGATGCCGAGCCTGCGGGAGTACTCCCGCACGCCGGCT
Encoded here:
- a CDS encoding PFL family protein, which encodes MEPRLSAGTLSQDILETIEMIERYRLDIRTVTMGINLIPCIRATMEQTCEAVYDRVVSCAGDLVPVCEGIERELGIPIVNRRISVTPVGVLASAVEGNPVRIAEALDRAARAVGVNFIGGYSALVEKGATQGEKNLIASIPEALSTTDVVCGSVNVGSSKAGINMNAIKKMGTVIKECAEATADQGAIACAKLVVFANSVSDNPFMAGAYHGVEEQDVVINVGVSGPGVVDRAVGSLENATLNEVAEEIKRAAFKITRSGQLVGVMAAQRLGVPFGIVDLSLAPTAELGDSVAHILEHMGLGQVGTHGTTAALALLNDAVKKGGMMACSRVGGLSGSFIPVSEDKGMIDAVRAGTLSIDKLEAMTAICSVGLDMIAIPGDTPAESIAGMIADEAAIGVMNHKTTAVRVIPAPGTKVGDEVDFGGLLGYAPVIPVNTASSANFINRGGFIPAPIHGFRN
- a CDS encoding Lrp/AsnC family transcriptional regulator; the encoded protein is MKPLDTLDVQLLQLVMSEPKAGVREYSRRLGIARATAQSRLDKMVEAGVIRSFAPHIDLAKVGFPLSAYIHLTLRQVDFDKVIARVGTIPYVTQADSMAGAEDLTCRVVARDHEHLETISLGLMRIEGVERIRTDIVLRHRIPHRLSQLIREL